The following are encoded in a window of Acinonyx jubatus isolate Ajub_Pintada_27869175 chromosome D4, VMU_Ajub_asm_v1.0, whole genome shotgun sequence genomic DNA:
- the LOC106965983 gene encoding olfactory receptor 1L1 — MGKSNLTRPSEFILLGLSSRPEDQKPLFAVFLPIYLITVIGNVLIILAIRSDTRLQTPMYFFLSILSFVDICYVTVIIPKMLVNLLSETKAISYGECLTQMYFFIAFGNTDSYLLAAMAIDRYVAICYPFHYITIMNHRRCVLLLILSFCIPHLHSLLHILLTNQLIFCSSNVIHHFFCDDQPVLKLSCSSHFVKEITVMTEGLAVIMTPFSCIIISYLRILITVLKIPSAAGKRKAFSTCGSHLTVVTLFYGSISYVYFQPLSNYTVKDRIATIIYTILTPMLNPFIYSLRNKDMKQGLTKLMHWVKCQ; from the coding sequence ATGGGGAAAAGTAACCTAACAAGACCCTCTGAATTCATCCTCCTGGGACTCTCCTCTCGACCTGAAGATCAGAAGCCACTCTTTGCTGTGTTTCTCCCCATCTACCTCATCACAGTGATAGGAAACGTGCTCATCATCCTAGCCATTCGCTCAGACACTCGCCTCCAGAcacccatgtactttttcctgaGCATCCTGTCCTTTGTTGACATTTGCTATGTGACAGTCATTATCCCCAAGATGCTGGTGAACCTCTTATCAGAGACAAAGGCCATCTCTTATGGTGAGTGTCTGACCCAGATGTACTTCTTCATAGCCTTTGGAAATACAGACAGTTACCTCCTGGCAGCCATGGCCATTGACCGCTATGTAGCCATATGTTATCCTTTTCACTACATCACCATCATGAATCACAGACGCTGTgtcctgcttctgatcctctccTTCTGCATTCCACACCTCCACTCCCTCCTGCACATTCTCCTAACCAATCAACTCATCTTCTGTTCCTCTAATGTCATCCACCATTTTTTCTGTGATGACCAGCCAGTGCTGAAATTGTCCTGTTCCTCCCATTTTGTCAAAGAAATCACAGTAATGACAGAAGGGTTGGCTGTCATAATGACACCCTTTTCGTGCATCATCATCTCTTACTTAAGAATCCTCATCACTGTTCTGAAGATTCCTTCAGCTGCTGGGAAGCGCAAAGCATTTTCCACCTGTGGCTCTCATCTCACAGTGGTGACCCTGTTTTATGGAAGCATTAGCTATGTCTATTTCCAGCCCCTGTCCAACTATACTGTCAAGGATCGAATAGCAACAATTATCTACACCATACTAACCCCCATGCTAAACCCATTTATCTATAGTCTGAGGAACAAAGACATGAAGCAGGGCTTGACAAAGCTGATGCACTGGGTGAAATGCCAATAA